In Sphingobacterium zeae, one genomic interval encodes:
- a CDS encoding cation-transporting P-type ATPase: protein MSYPIPENLKGLSPSEVAAARYQYGWNQLSENHKSTWFELLVGILKEPMLILLIVISVIYVLVGNYGEAVFMFVAIVAVTAISFYQDNRSKRALEEIEKLNEPLSTHCHSRW, encoded by the coding sequence ATGTCATATCCTATTCCCGAAAATTTGAAAGGTCTTTCTCCAAGCGAGGTTGCTGCTGCTAGATATCAATATGGTTGGAATCAATTGAGCGAAAACCATAAAAGTACCTGGTTCGAACTACTTGTTGGGATTTTAAAGGAGCCGATGTTGATCCTGTTAATCGTCATCTCCGTTATTTATGTCCTTGTAGGGAATTATGGAGAGGCTGTATTTATGTTTGTTGCTATTGTTGCCGTCACGGCAATTTCTTTTTATCAGGATAACCGCAGCAAGAGAGCTTTAGAGGAAATAGAAAAGCTAAATGAACCATTAAGCACTCACTGTCATTCGAGGTGGTAA